A region from the Rhinoderma darwinii isolate aRhiDar2 chromosome 2, aRhiDar2.hap1, whole genome shotgun sequence genome encodes:
- the LOC142741575 gene encoding uncharacterized protein LOC142741575, with protein MKIMNRKHQTFCVDTNQELRNAFDTWNLVEEDVLGACVPYFIQEKAAEDLFTYTDVFQKAILSNLLPSEYNAAMCRFFIRVIQYRRDAAHYLKEYMIKVLCEHLKVEYMKGQYYSYAMTKKFIVWLSILHLEAVVGELRYNIVYEDFNAAIVDTLTEVTSLCATVIMPHILDMLPVLSRVVKDAPDQVSKETLCYAIRRLCGSIQEYIVKGGSCKVQLMKAISNMKANISTWLPDVHAELQDSTKVALEFFTVPESSEKQPTEPVDDELQTLPHAELLEKYREQVAAENKELEDTEKQRIEMNTLVTSLVSGRKITKDFLQFLLNALKNADPKAKMTAAMFFNEALKHPRLIKQKYQECAIQHLLKIIEEDDNILCSISMEALGNAAIGATSLVESYKNKIIAQLEFRLSKTSNTKIIMAALRALSSIIRRLKLSVLSRQFIKISREHMDYPDGEVQIAAINLLRDLTESCRLPLFGYFADKVRSFIPTLLLKLHSDNQEIVAASTLALQSCLSYIKGANIWGFFRTEISPNINDLKSIYSCLAHNYPKLMKTLLLQTPSYLVNSEDKEAVVRHVEFLKDAINHDVMKDLDLYRLSLALATLHCKGFSYNIRKATESVVSILATKWFYIGNAN; from the coding sequence atgaagatcatgaatagaaaacatcagacattctgtgtggacacaaatcaagagctcagaaatgcttttgacacctggaatttggtggaagaagacgtcttaggagcctgtgtcccttatttcatccaggagaaggcggctgaagatctcttcacttatacggatgtgtttcagaaagccattctgagtaacCTGTTACCATCTgaatacaacgccgccatgtgccgcttcttcatcagagtcatccagtacagaagagacgcggcccactacctgaaggaatatatgatcaaggtgctatgtgagcacttgaaggtggagtacatgaagggacaatactattcctacgccatgactaagaagtttatcgtctggctgagcatcctccatctggaagcggtggtcggggaactgagatacaacatcgtttatgaggatttcaatgctgccattgtcgacactttgacagaagtgacatctctgtgtgctacagtcatcatgccacacattttggacatgctgccagtgctgagcCGAGTGGTCAAAGACGCTCCGGACCAAgtatctaaggagacgttgtgctatgctataagacgtttatgcggcagcatccaagaatatattgtgaagggtggcagctgcaaagtgcaactcatgaaggccataagcaacatgaaggccaacatttccacctggttgcctgatgtccatgctgagcttcaagactccaccaaagttgccctggaattctttactgtacccgaatcatcggagaaACAGCCGACCGAGCCGGTCgatgacgagttacagacccttcctcatgccgagctcctagaaaagtatagggagcaagttgcggcggagaataaggaactggaagatacagagaagcagcgtattgagATGAACACGCTTGTCACATCTTTGGTATCTGgaaggaaaataacaaaagatttcctccagtttctgctcaatgccctgaagaatgcggacccaaaggccaaaatgacagcagctatgttcttcaatgaggctttgaagcatccaagacttataaagcagaaataccaagagtgcgcaatacaacatctgctgaagatcatagaagaggacgataatATCTTGTGCAGCATCtccatggaggcactggggaatgccgCCATCGGAGCTACAAGcctggtggagagctacaagaataagatcattgcccagctggagtttagactatcaaaaaccagcaacaccaagatcatcatggcggcactgagggcgctgtcctccattatcagacgcctgaagctttctgtactcagtagacaattcattaaaatatcccgggagcatatggactatcctgatggagaagtccagattgcggccataaacctgttaagagatctgacagagagctgccgccttccgctatttggatattttgCAGATAAAGTCAGGAGCTTTATACCAACTTtgctcctgaaattacatagtgacaaccaggagatcgtagcagccagtactttagctctgcagagctgcctctcctacataaaaggagccaacatttggggatttttccggacggaaatctctccaaacatcaatgacctgaaatccatctacagctgtctggctcataactaCCCAAAATTAATGAAGACCCTGCTCCTCCAGACCCCAAGCTATCTGGTtaactcagaggacaaggaggccgtagtcagacatgttgaatttcttaaagatgccatcaaccatgatgtcatgaAAGACCTGGACTTATATCGTCTCAGCCTAGCTCTAGCCACACTGCACTGCAAAGGCTTCTCATataatatcagaaaagccactGAAAGTGTTGTctccatcctggccaccaagtggttttacatcggcaaTGCCAACTAA